One Fibrobacter sp. UWB16 DNA window includes the following coding sequences:
- a CDS encoding AIPR family protein → MELTKSQERRLAFVASLLSLNPNDPNDRIKALRHLNLDENGCFHGFQYSQGFMEFFIFLDEDTPLEKVVAHLNADLKQLQIAVFRTSDPTNPFFLSLREEADPWAVNKISDEEAEEDVDAPASRPYMETLEITVLRTRASRDITDSELERTLKDMRRKLTLWKADVKAKLEIIAEHDDLTRDFRSADDKLEIEMDSEPLHLTSDHGELFLGFCPIRTIFDYHVALGKRLKTKHNMAIVSSNIRTYLGNLTHTNAALIDAFQTMERNDDKNVNVDDFPFLHNGMTLTGDDLRLKERDGKKVLFIERPKIINGAQSLFTYEQYAKKSKHPVNPQVLVKVVVPYQGADNFLNQVTMANNRQNPVFSYHLRAADDLQFFIWQRYQEEGFTYVYKDGVRLKARTRKLEVRMRPELAKTLFMMDGKLSECRSSDCIFDKETLYQRCFGAFVRVAPEKEKDFVRKTIAFTKAWQLLSRLPIKIRKVTPGKGVSIEANDDNPLTRITWNGRLEDKFIFRSAVKDLVVALALRHWLIYGNPIQDFEWLVENELNFNDSILKYASRIYTDDLKNILISEFKDNTNYYDTITTIDKDSGESVERRLWKGFSNTATYDKMIELLCKKNPAWEKCRGGIEVFL, encoded by the coding sequence ATGGAACTAACAAAATCGCAGGAACGCCGCTTAGCATTTGTCGCTAGCCTCTTGAGCTTAAACCCTAACGATCCGAACGATAGAATTAAGGCACTCCGGCATCTGAACCTAGATGAAAATGGATGCTTCCACGGCTTCCAGTATTCACAGGGCTTTATGGAATTCTTCATCTTCCTGGACGAAGATACTCCGCTTGAAAAGGTTGTTGCACACTTGAATGCCGACCTGAAGCAGCTCCAGATTGCCGTGTTCCGCACTAGCGATCCTACCAATCCGTTCTTCCTCTCGCTTCGCGAAGAAGCTGACCCGTGGGCCGTCAACAAGATTTCTGACGAAGAAGCCGAAGAAGATGTCGATGCTCCGGCAAGCCGTCCGTACATGGAAACGCTCGAAATCACCGTGCTCCGCACTCGCGCAAGCCGCGACATCACGGACTCCGAACTCGAACGTACCCTCAAGGACATGCGCAGAAAGCTCACGCTCTGGAAGGCTGACGTCAAGGCAAAGCTCGAAATCATTGCCGAACATGACGACCTCACCCGCGACTTCCGCAGCGCAGACGACAAGCTTGAAATCGAGATGGACTCCGAACCGCTCCACCTCACATCTGATCACGGCGAGCTCTTCCTCGGCTTCTGCCCGATCCGCACGATTTTTGACTACCACGTTGCCCTTGGTAAGCGCCTCAAGACCAAGCACAACATGGCTATCGTCAGTTCCAACATTCGTACTTACCTCGGTAACCTCACTCATACGAACGCCGCTCTTATCGATGCCTTCCAGACCATGGAAAGGAATGACGACAAGAACGTGAACGTCGATGACTTCCCGTTCCTCCACAACGGTATGACCCTCACGGGTGATGACCTGCGCCTCAAGGAACGCGATGGCAAGAAGGTCCTCTTCATTGAACGCCCGAAGATCATCAACGGTGCCCAGTCCCTCTTCACGTACGAACAGTATGCCAAGAAGAGCAAGCACCCGGTGAACCCGCAGGTGCTCGTGAAGGTCGTTGTGCCGTACCAGGGCGCCGACAACTTCTTGAACCAGGTGACCATGGCTAACAACCGTCAGAATCCGGTGTTCAGCTACCATCTCCGTGCTGCAGACGATTTGCAGTTCTTCATTTGGCAGCGTTACCAGGAAGAAGGCTTTACCTACGTCTATAAGGACGGTGTCCGTCTCAAGGCCCGTACCCGTAAGCTCGAAGTCCGCATGCGTCCGGAACTTGCAAAGACCCTCTTCATGATGGATGGCAAGCTCAGCGAATGCCGCTCCAGCGACTGCATTTTCGATAAGGAAACACTCTACCAGCGCTGCTTCGGTGCGTTTGTGCGCGTTGCCCCTGAAAAGGAAAAAGATTTTGTCCGTAAGACCATCGCCTTCACGAAGGCATGGCAGCTCCTTAGCCGTCTCCCGATCAAGATCCGCAAGGTGACTCCGGGTAAGGGCGTGTCTATCGAAGCTAACGACGATAACCCGCTGACCCGCATCACGTGGAATGGCCGCCTCGAAGACAAGTTCATCTTCCGCAGTGCCGTGAAGGACCTCGTGGTCGCTCTCGCTCTCCGTCACTGGCTCATCTACGGCAATCCGATTCAGGACTTCGAATGGCTCGTTGAAAACGAACTCAATTTCAATGATTCCATCCTCAAGTACGCCTCCCGCATCTACACGGATGACTTGAAGAACATCTTGATTTCTGAATTCAAGGACAACACGAACTACTACGATACCATCACGACGATCGACAAGGATTCTGGTGAATCTGTGGAACGTCGCTTGTGGAAGGGCTTCTCCAACACGGCTACTTACGACAAGATGATTGAACTCTTGTGCAAGAAGAATCCGGCTTGGGAAAAGTGCCGCGGTGGCATTGAGGTATTCCTCTAG
- a CDS encoding leucine-rich repeat domain-containing protein, which translates to MNLLDVIAKAKAEKAKTLDLSQKGLRLLPPELFEIESLEELNLDRNLLVEIPDDIGLLKNLKSLSVSENDLMELPESIGELTKLENLYLGYNSLSDLPESVGKLVNLQTVNIAKNQLLDLPLEIGNWQKVFKLSLHDNMLSEIPPTIGKMKSLVKLYLDNNELSTIPATLSHLENLEILMVSGNRLGAIPSEFSNLKSLRELVLDANQLATLPESLAECESLQTISVIENPLEGGLPRILLDKKGLSIDQ; encoded by the coding sequence ATGAATTTACTAGATGTTATTGCCAAAGCGAAAGCTGAAAAAGCAAAGACTCTCGACCTTTCCCAGAAGGGCCTGCGTCTCTTGCCCCCGGAACTTTTCGAAATCGAATCCCTCGAGGAACTCAACCTCGACCGCAACTTGCTCGTCGAAATTCCTGACGACATTGGCCTCCTCAAGAACTTGAAGAGCCTCTCCGTAAGTGAAAACGACCTTATGGAACTGCCGGAATCCATCGGCGAACTTACAAAACTTGAAAACCTCTACCTCGGCTACAACAGCCTTTCGGACTTGCCGGAATCTGTTGGCAAGCTCGTGAACCTCCAGACGGTGAACATCGCTAAAAACCAGCTCCTGGACTTGCCGCTCGAAATCGGCAACTGGCAGAAGGTGTTCAAGCTTTCGCTCCACGACAACATGCTCTCCGAAATCCCGCCGACCATCGGCAAGATGAAGAGCCTCGTAAAGCTTTACCTCGACAACAACGAACTTTCGACAATCCCGGCAACGCTCTCGCACCTCGAGAACCTCGAAATTCTCATGGTTTCTGGCAACCGCCTGGGCGCCATCCCGTCCGAATTCAGCAACCTGAAGAGCCTGCGTGAACTCGTGCTCGATGCAAACCAGCTCGCCACCCTCCCGGAAAGCCTTGCCGAATGCGAAAGCCTCCAGACAATTTCCGTGATCGAAAACCCGCTCGAAGGTGGCCTTCCGCGCATTCTCCTCGACAAGAAGGGACTGAGCATCGACCAGTAA
- a CDS encoding S41 family peptidase, translated as MLLCLLGCSDFIHPVKSTPEPESEYAFNYWLLQKVYLYEDRLADLPKDGDSDSIQQQLYSFLKDPYTTYTPPSKSEAVITQINTSLIVGGDIGMLYYTFNEIEHPIYIKRVYAKSPAGRAGVPRYGNIIEANGIDLTGERAKAIYDSIVDYSKTIDIRVVYNKDTNSFTLQKETVYAPTVLVDTSFYNPDKGYPGIIFVSIDGFKPKTADQVSGTYGEIKAYLDSTTTDKRVRVLDLRNNPGGHVDQCIKIADLFSKKGTLSSRRWRALTADGESAYRESTNKAKAGDIGENGKYIILGNRGSASCAEIFIAAVTETTDIPFVGMRTFGKGIGQTSFKTYAGGLAKITDLEFFTPNGNSYHGKGIYPKYECEGAVNDTCAAKIANKLYGVKIPQSSEGLAKRSMDAKEEKKEFEGGAIEWADEKTYLKFFEKSKF; from the coding sequence ATGCTCTTGTGCTTACTCGGATGCTCCGACTTTATCCATCCGGTCAAGAGCACTCCAGAACCGGAATCCGAGTACGCCTTCAACTACTGGCTCCTGCAGAAAGTGTACTTGTACGAAGATAGACTCGCCGACTTGCCCAAAGACGGAGATTCCGATTCCATACAGCAACAGCTTTATTCCTTTCTCAAAGACCCATACACAACATACACGCCCCCTTCCAAAAGCGAAGCGGTCATTACCCAGATCAATACAAGCTTGATTGTCGGCGGCGATATCGGGATGCTCTATTACACCTTTAACGAAATCGAACATCCCATATACATCAAACGCGTATATGCCAAAAGTCCTGCGGGTCGAGCCGGAGTTCCTAGATACGGAAACATCATCGAGGCAAACGGCATTGACCTCACTGGGGAGCGCGCCAAAGCCATCTACGATTCCATCGTCGACTACAGTAAGACCATCGATATCCGCGTTGTCTATAACAAGGACACCAATTCGTTCACGCTCCAGAAAGAAACCGTCTACGCACCGACGGTCCTTGTCGACACCTCCTTTTATAATCCAGATAAAGGATATCCAGGCATAATCTTTGTATCGATTGACGGTTTCAAGCCCAAAACTGCAGACCAGGTCTCTGGAACATACGGCGAAATCAAGGCCTACCTGGATTCAACAACTACGGACAAGCGCGTGCGTGTTCTCGACTTGCGAAACAACCCTGGTGGCCACGTCGACCAATGTATCAAGATTGCAGACCTATTCTCAAAGAAGGGCACGCTTTCTTCAAGACGCTGGCGAGCTTTAACAGCGGACGGAGAATCCGCCTACAGGGAATCCACCAACAAGGCTAAAGCAGGCGACATCGGAGAAAACGGCAAATACATTATCCTTGGCAACCGAGGATCTGCAAGCTGCGCCGAAATATTCATTGCGGCAGTCACCGAGACCACCGACATTCCGTTTGTCGGCATGAGAACTTTTGGCAAAGGCATCGGACAGACAAGCTTTAAGACATACGCTGGCGGGCTTGCCAAAATCACCGACCTTGAATTTTTCACGCCTAATGGAAATTCTTACCACGGCAAAGGGATTTATCCCAAGTACGAATGCGAAGGCGCTGTAAACGACACCTGCGCCGCCAAAATTGCAAACAAGCTTTACGGAGTCAAAATTCCCCAAAGCAGCGAGGGGCTAGCCAAGCGTTCGATGGATGCTAAAGAAGAGAAAAAAGAGTTTGAGGGAGGAGCAATAGAATGGGCAGACGAAAAAACTTATTTGAAGTTCTTCGAAAAATCGAAGTTTTAG
- a CDS encoding S41 family peptidase, whose product MGRRKNLFEVLRKIEVLVYTFTLSCCLIFAACDSDSGTVPLNSSSKDTASNEFKYNYNLLDYYYIDKNLYLGRPEIYLNTATPEEMATYVVPWDYYDIYYMYSQMNDKFTRYIDPSRSYSLFNTLNSSEEKMGAGIEIDSTNTSGKYIISQVAENSPADKAGLKVGDEIIAIEGIEITNDIIFKRLSYAAEGDTINYTIVRNSVPLDFSVVLAPYLSPTVELTFKDSIPIIKIFEFSSITSNDSGTSEEFLDALRQTEKYKATIIDLQDNGGGDGDECIPMITNFLSKGDTAIGIISADRDSIFNRQVFDTAFTITDVDGIAKDRYFVFLANNMTASCSELMLAGILSNKNYPVVGTTTYGKGIGQRYIITPSLSIAAITSKRVVDKNRKFYHKYGIEPDFAISDRELAIEKAVELAKDMNYVRTAGYGSVNTGNFAKTAVEPDTMPGFYFIPKKFSY is encoded by the coding sequence ATGGGCAGACGAAAAAACTTATTTGAAGTTCTTCGAAAAATCGAAGTTTTAGTTTATACATTCACATTATCATGCTGTCTTATTTTCGCCGCTTGCGATTCTGACAGCGGGACTGTCCCCCTTAACAGTTCGAGCAAAGACACAGCATCAAATGAATTCAAGTACAACTATAACCTACTTGACTATTACTACATCGATAAGAATCTGTATCTAGGCCGTCCAGAAATCTATCTCAACACGGCAACGCCGGAAGAAATGGCCACATACGTCGTTCCCTGGGACTATTATGACATCTACTACATGTATAGTCAAATGAACGACAAGTTCACTAGATACATAGACCCATCGAGATCATACAGTCTTTTCAACACATTAAATTCCTCCGAAGAAAAAATGGGGGCAGGCATCGAAATCGATTCGACGAACACTTCGGGCAAGTACATCATAAGCCAAGTTGCAGAAAATTCTCCAGCCGACAAAGCAGGCCTTAAAGTTGGTGACGAAATCATAGCCATCGAAGGAATCGAAATAACTAACGATATCATTTTCAAGAGACTATCATACGCTGCCGAAGGTGACACCATCAATTACACCATCGTGCGCAATTCCGTTCCCCTTGATTTTTCCGTAGTTCTTGCCCCATACCTGTCCCCCACTGTTGAATTGACTTTCAAGGATTCCATTCCCATCATCAAGATTTTTGAGTTTTCCTCAATAACCTCAAATGATTCAGGGACATCCGAAGAATTCTTGGACGCACTGCGTCAAACGGAAAAGTACAAAGCTACAATCATTGACTTGCAAGACAACGGCGGTGGCGACGGCGATGAATGCATCCCCATGATTACAAACTTCCTCTCCAAAGGAGACACGGCAATCGGAATTATTTCAGCCGATAGGGATTCTATCTTCAATAGACAGGTTTTCGATACCGCTTTTACAATTACCGATGTCGATGGTATTGCAAAAGACCGCTATTTCGTTTTCCTCGCCAACAACATGACTGCAAGTTGCTCTGAACTCATGCTTGCGGGAATCCTCTCCAACAAAAATTATCCTGTTGTCGGAACAACCACTTACGGAAAGGGAATCGGCCAAAGATATATTATCACGCCCTCGCTTTCGATTGCCGCCATTACCAGCAAGAGGGTTGTCGACAAGAACAGGAAATTCTACCACAAATACGGAATTGAGCCAGACTTTGCCATAAGCGACAGAGAATTGGCTATAGAAAAAGCCGTAGAACTTGCCAAGGATATGAATTACGTGCGAACCGCAGGCTACGGATCCGTAAACACCGGAAACTTCGCCAAAACAGCCGTAGAACCCGACACCATGCCAGGGTTCTACTTCATACCGAAAAAGTTTAGCTATTAG
- a CDS encoding M23 family metallopeptidase has protein sequence MSRIFFLLCVVAIALTGCNEQKKIDALTQENARLVAAADSLKALITKAQGETSKWLVKNDTVRAGDGLFQVLYRMNINEKERGKIVIALQDSVELSALRVGQVFYAALDTAGDVQRFRFAPNPATVHMLSKTDSGFTYSRIDKPVTIRQSVFEGALENGSTLSGILHKVGIPGRMVGVVSAVLQCKVSFQLARPGDKFRILLEEKFYQDSIWISGKVLYAEFDGHTVGHHEAFRYEDPDPKSTFNAHYTEKGEALIFEGLRYPLDRLHITSPYGARIHPITGRRTVHHGIDYGSPKGSPVYAVAAGVVTVSGYDDLSGNKIAIRHRDNTESWYMHLSVRGVNVGTKVSPRQVIGKVGSTGRSTGPHLHLGFKDNRGNWMNPAKKTMIATPKLEGNRLARLKKQVADIRKEIELTLASPAVKVNDTDVLVRMRVLK, from the coding sequence ATGTCTAGAATCTTCTTTTTACTGTGTGTTGTTGCGATTGCACTTACCGGATGTAACGAACAGAAAAAAATTGATGCGTTGACTCAAGAAAATGCAAGGCTTGTTGCCGCCGCTGATTCTTTGAAGGCGTTGATTACCAAGGCTCAGGGCGAGACTTCGAAGTGGCTTGTGAAAAACGACACGGTCCGTGCTGGCGATGGACTCTTCCAGGTGCTTTACCGCATGAACATCAACGAAAAGGAACGTGGCAAGATTGTGATTGCCTTGCAGGACTCCGTTGAACTTTCGGCACTCCGTGTGGGCCAGGTGTTCTATGCCGCTCTTGATACTGCAGGCGATGTCCAACGTTTCCGCTTTGCTCCGAACCCGGCAACGGTCCACATGTTGAGCAAGACCGATTCTGGTTTTACTTATAGCCGTATCGACAAGCCGGTGACGATTCGCCAGTCTGTCTTTGAAGGCGCTCTTGAAAATGGCAGCACGCTGAGTGGCATCTTGCACAAGGTCGGTATTCCTGGCCGCATGGTTGGCGTTGTGAGCGCCGTTTTGCAGTGCAAGGTCTCTTTCCAGCTCGCTCGTCCGGGCGACAAGTTCCGTATCTTGCTCGAAGAAAAGTTCTATCAGGATTCCATCTGGATTAGCGGCAAGGTGCTCTATGCCGAATTTGACGGACATACGGTTGGACACCATGAAGCTTTCCGCTACGAAGACCCTGATCCGAAGAGTACCTTTAACGCCCATTACACTGAAAAGGGTGAAGCTCTCATTTTCGAAGGCCTCCGTTACCCGCTTGACCGTTTGCATATCACGAGCCCTTATGGTGCCCGCATCCACCCGATTACGGGCCGTCGCACGGTGCATCACGGTATCGACTACGGTAGCCCGAAGGGTTCTCCGGTTTATGCGGTCGCAGCTGGTGTCGTGACGGTTTCGGGTTACGATGATTTGAGCGGTAACAAGATTGCCATCCGCCACAGGGACAATACCGAGAGCTGGTACATGCACCTCTCCGTGCGTGGCGTGAATGTCGGCACGAAGGTCTCTCCGCGTCAGGTCATCGGTAAGGTGGGGTCTACTGGCCGCAGCACGGGCCCGCACTTGCACTTGGGCTTCAAGGATAATCGTGGCAACTGGATGAACCCGGCCAAGAAGACGATGATTGCAACACCGAAGCTCGAAGGCAACCGTCTTGCACGCCTCAAAAAGCAGGTGGCTGATATCCGCAAGGAAATCGAACTCACGCTTGCATCGCCGGCGGTCAAGGTCAATGACACGGACGTGCTTGTCCGTATGCGTGTGCTGAAGTAA
- a CDS encoding FKBP-type peptidyl-prolyl cis-trans isomerase: MKTKMLIAAGALAMLMTGCEPCKSASTEKTSLVTEKDKYSYALGAHFGNQARYQLVTRDSIDLDLDLFIQAFKERYNSDSAKFLMNDSVIMETLNKLSADRQAEKVRKDSIAAAKNKAEGEAFLAQNKTAEGVVTTQSGLQYKIVTEGQGATPTDEDKVKVHYTGTLLDGTKFDSSVDRGQPLEFPVTAVIPGWTEMLKLMKVGEKVIAWIPSDLAYGPHGNRAIPGNSVLKFEMELLEVIAPEKPAEEQKPAKPAKPAKAAKKAAAAQQ, encoded by the coding sequence ATGAAGACTAAAATGCTTATTGCAGCTGGCGCTCTTGCCATGCTTATGACGGGTTGTGAACCGTGCAAATCTGCTTCTACCGAAAAGACCTCACTTGTGACTGAAAAGGACAAGTACAGCTACGCTCTCGGTGCTCATTTTGGTAACCAGGCTCGCTACCAGCTCGTGACTCGCGATTCCATCGATCTCGATCTCGACCTCTTCATTCAGGCTTTCAAGGAACGCTACAATAGCGATTCTGCAAAGTTCTTGATGAACGATTCCGTCATTATGGAAACGCTCAACAAGCTTTCTGCTGATCGTCAGGCCGAAAAGGTAAGAAAGGATAGCATCGCAGCTGCCAAGAACAAGGCTGAAGGCGAAGCATTCCTCGCTCAGAACAAGACTGCCGAAGGCGTTGTGACTACGCAATCTGGTCTCCAGTACAAGATTGTTACTGAAGGTCAAGGTGCAACTCCGACCGACGAAGACAAGGTCAAGGTTCACTACACTGGTACGCTCCTCGATGGCACCAAGTTCGACAGCTCTGTCGATCGTGGCCAGCCGCTCGAATTCCCGGTTACTGCTGTAATCCCGGGCTGGACGGAAATGCTCAAGCTCATGAAGGTCGGCGAAAAGGTTATCGCATGGATCCCGAGCGACCTCGCTTACGGTCCGCATGGCAATCGTGCTATTCCGGGTAACTCCGTCCTCAAGTTCGAAATGGAACTTCTCGAAGTGATCGCTCCGGAAAAGCCTGCCGAAGAACAGAAGCCTGCAAAGCCGGCTAAGCCTGCTAAGGCTGCCAAGAAGGCTGCTGCCGCTCAGCAGTAA
- the glmS gene encoding glutamine--fructose-6-phosphate transaminase (isomerizing), with translation MCGIIGYNGKGEALPVLVEGLKKMEYRGYDSSGVAVIENGQIKVVRASGKIKALEDKLKNTPLKGTIGIAHTRWATHGAPTETNAHPHTSYDGKISIVHNGIIENYASLKAKLISEGIEFKSETDTEVVAHLIARYYNGDLKSAVLKALKQIEGTFGLGVVCSDEPNVLIGARRGSPLILGIGNEGDFYLASDVSAIINHTQKVVYLDDNDVVQIKDGGYSIVNMSSHEVQREVQDVEFDADAVAKGGFPHFMLKEIFEQPEVLRNTMRGRLLTAEGNAKLAGLDTNIKELRNINRIIITACGTSYYAGMVGEYMIEDLAGVPVEVEYASEFRYRNPIIKPGTLVIAISQSGETADTLAALREAQQKGATALAICNGVGSTIARTSDGGVYLHAGPEIGVASTKAFTSQVTVLAMIALLLGRQRRLSFETGADIVKDLLELPDLVTETLKLSDSIAEIAKTLCKANNFLYLGRHFCYPVAMEGALKLKEISYIHAEGYPAAEMKHGPIALIDENMPVVVIAPKDSLFDKIISNIREIKARGGKVIAVTTEDCHPLDEIADHIITVPKTRPMLMPILTCIPLQLLAYHIAVLRGNDVDQPRNLAKSVTVE, from the coding sequence ATGTGCGGAATTATCGGATATAATGGGAAAGGGGAAGCATTGCCAGTCCTCGTTGAAGGTCTTAAAAAAATGGAATACCGAGGCTATGATAGCTCAGGTGTCGCTGTCATCGAAAACGGCCAAATAAAAGTTGTCCGTGCATCCGGGAAAATCAAGGCTCTCGAAGACAAATTAAAAAATACTCCGCTCAAGGGTACTATCGGCATCGCGCACACGCGCTGGGCCACCCATGGCGCCCCCACCGAAACAAACGCCCACCCGCACACAAGCTATGACGGAAAGATTTCGATAGTCCACAACGGCATCATCGAAAACTACGCAAGCCTCAAGGCGAAGCTCATCTCCGAAGGTATAGAATTCAAGTCCGAGACCGATACCGAAGTCGTAGCCCACCTGATTGCACGCTATTACAATGGCGACCTCAAATCCGCCGTACTCAAGGCTCTCAAGCAGATTGAAGGTACATTCGGCCTTGGCGTTGTCTGCAGCGATGAACCGAACGTTTTGATCGGTGCCCGCCGCGGAAGCCCGCTTATCCTCGGTATCGGCAACGAAGGCGATTTCTACCTCGCCAGTGACGTTTCTGCCATCATCAACCACACGCAGAAAGTCGTTTACCTCGATGACAATGACGTTGTCCAAATCAAGGACGGCGGCTACTCCATCGTGAACATGAGCAGCCACGAAGTGCAGCGCGAAGTCCAGGACGTGGAATTTGACGCCGACGCAGTCGCCAAGGGCGGATTCCCGCACTTCATGCTCAAGGAAATTTTCGAACAGCCCGAAGTGCTCCGCAATACCATGCGCGGCCGCTTACTCACCGCCGAAGGTAACGCAAAGCTCGCCGGCCTCGACACGAACATTAAAGAACTCCGTAACATCAACCGCATCATCATCACGGCCTGCGGCACAAGCTACTATGCTGGCATGGTCGGTGAATACATGATCGAAGACTTGGCTGGCGTCCCGGTCGAAGTCGAATACGCTTCGGAATTCCGCTACAGAAACCCGATTATCAAGCCGGGTACGCTCGTCATTGCCATCAGCCAGTCTGGTGAAACCGCAGACACGCTCGCCGCTCTCCGCGAAGCCCAGCAGAAAGGCGCAACAGCACTCGCCATCTGTAACGGCGTTGGTTCGACAATTGCACGCACAAGCGATGGTGGCGTTTACCTGCACGCCGGTCCGGAAATCGGTGTGGCCAGCACCAAGGCATTCACAAGCCAGGTGACCGTGCTCGCCATGATTGCCCTCTTGCTCGGCCGTCAGCGCAGACTCAGCTTTGAAACGGGCGCCGACATCGTGAAGGACCTCTTGGAGCTCCCGGATCTCGTGACCGAAACGCTCAAGCTCTCCGACAGCATCGCCGAAATAGCAAAGACGCTCTGCAAGGCCAACAACTTCTTGTACCTCGGTCGCCACTTCTGCTACCCGGTCGCCATGGAAGGTGCGTTGAAGCTCAAGGAAATCAGCTACATTCACGCCGAAGGCTACCCCGCTGCAGAAATGAAGCATGGCCCGATTGCCCTCATCGACGAAAACATGCCGGTCGTGGTCATCGCCCCGAAGGATTCGCTCTTCGACAAGATTATCAGCAACATCCGCGAAATCAAGGCCCGCGGTGGCAAGGTCATCGCCGTCACGACGGAAGACTGCCACCCGCTCGACGAAATCGCAGACCACATCATCACGGTCCCGAAGACCCGCCCGATGCTCATGCCGATCCTCACCTGCATTCCGCTCCAGTTGCTCGCCTATCACATCGCCGTGTTGCGCGGAAACGACGTGGACCAGCCGAGAAACCTCGCCAAGAGCGTAACGGTGGAGTAA